The Cellulophaga sp. L1A9 genome window below encodes:
- the speB gene encoding agmatinase: protein MTTTNNYAGIPDKYAQLETAKVVLIPVPYDGTSTWRKGADKGPEAFLKASENMEIYDIETDTEVYQQGIYLADAVTENSSPEAMVDAVHAVTKDFIKRNKFVTLFGGEHSISIGTIRAFNECFNNLTVLHIDAHADLRESYDGSKCNHACAVHEASQTTNLIQVGIRSMDAIEKSFMDEEKTFFAHDIINDEYWMDTVIELMTENVLITFDLDALDPSILSSTGTPEPGGLFWYETLEFLKRVFKEKNVVGFDIVELCPNEVDKTSDFLAAKLYYKMLSYKFMGEAADEAYDNTYDVDLKAGTTNNSKFEDDED from the coding sequence ATGACGACAACTAACAATTACGCGGGAATACCTGATAAGTATGCGCAATTGGAAACGGCAAAGGTGGTTTTAATACCAGTGCCATATGACGGAACAAGTACATGGAGAAAAGGAGCAGACAAAGGGCCAGAAGCCTTTTTAAAAGCCTCAGAAAACATGGAAATTTATGACATCGAAACAGATACTGAAGTATACCAACAAGGTATTTACTTGGCAGATGCTGTAACTGAAAACAGTTCACCAGAAGCTATGGTTGATGCAGTACATGCGGTAACTAAAGACTTTATCAAAAGAAATAAATTTGTAACTCTTTTTGGGGGAGAGCATTCTATTTCAATTGGTACTATTAGAGCCTTCAATGAATGCTTTAATAATTTAACCGTATTGCATATAGATGCCCATGCAGATTTGCGTGAGTCGTACGATGGTAGTAAATGTAACCATGCGTGTGCTGTTCATGAAGCTAGCCAAACTACAAACCTTATTCAAGTAGGTATCCGAAGCATGGATGCTATTGAAAAAAGTTTTATGGACGAAGAAAAAACATTCTTTGCACATGATATAATTAATGATGAATATTGGATGGATACCGTTATTGAGTTAATGACTGAAAACGTATTGATTACATTTGATTTAGATGCATTAGATCCTAGTATATTATCATCAACAGGGACTCCTGAACCAGGAGGATTATTTTGGTATGAAACTTTAGAATTTTTAAAGAGAGTTTTTAAAGAAAAAAATGTTGTTGGTTTTGATATTGTTGAACTTTGTCCTAATGAGGTTGATAAAACCTCTGATTTCTTAGCGGCTAAGTTGTATTATAAAATGTTAAGCTATAAATTTATGGGTGAAGCTGCAGATGAAGCCTACGATAACACGTATGATGTAGATTTGAAAGCAGGCACTACTAATAATTCAAAATTCGAAGATGACGAAGACTAA
- a CDS encoding deoxyhypusine synthase family protein encodes MTKTKGPISNFIEKYYLHFNSAALVDAAKGYEDQLNNGAKMLVSLAGAMSTAEIGKIFAEVIRQDKVQIISCTGANLEEDIMNLVAHSHYKRVPNYRDLTPQDEWDLLEKGLNRVTDTCIPEEEAFRRLQEHIFKIWKDSEDAGERYLPHEYMYKMLLSGVLEEYYEIDLKDSWMYAAAEKNLPIICPGWEDSTMGNIFASYVLKGELKASTMKSGIEYMTFLADWYTDNSENGIGFFQIGGGIAGDFPICVVPMLYQDMERTGTPFWSYFCQISDSTTSYGSYSGAVPNEKITWGKLDINTPKFIIESDATIVAPLIFAYLLDQ; translated from the coding sequence ATGACGAAGACTAAAGGACCAATTTCTAATTTTATTGAAAAGTATTACTTGCACTTTAATTCAGCAGCATTAGTAGATGCCGCTAAAGGGTATGAAGACCAATTAAACAATGGTGCTAAAATGTTAGTGTCACTAGCGGGTGCTATGAGTACTGCTGAAATTGGAAAAATATTTGCTGAGGTTATTCGTCAAGATAAAGTTCAGATTATTTCTTGTACTGGGGCAAACTTAGAAGAGGATATCATGAATTTGGTAGCGCATTCACATTATAAACGCGTTCCTAATTACCGTGATTTGACGCCTCAAGATGAGTGGGATTTATTAGAAAAAGGATTAAACCGTGTTACCGATACCTGCATTCCAGAGGAGGAAGCATTTAGAAGATTGCAAGAACATATCTTTAAAATCTGGAAAGATTCAGAAGATGCAGGTGAACGTTATTTGCCGCATGAATATATGTACAAAATGCTCCTTTCAGGTGTTCTTGAAGAGTATTATGAGATAGATTTGAAAGATTCTTGGATGTATGCAGCAGCAGAGAAAAATCTGCCGATCATCTGTCCGGGATGGGAAGATAGTACCATGGGGAACATCTTTGCTTCTTATGTTTTAAAAGGAGAATTAAAAGCAAGTACGATGAAATCTGGGATTGAGTACATGACGTTCTTAGCAGATTGGTATACTGATAATTCTGAGAATGGGATTGGTTTCTTTCAAATAGGTGGAGGTATCGCAGGAGATTTTCCAATTTGTGTAGTGCCAATGTTATATCAAGATATGGAACGTACAGGAACTCCTTTCTGGAGTTATTTCTGTCAGATTAGTGACTCTACCACAAGTTATGGTTCGTATTCAGGTGCAGTGCCAAACGAAAAAATA